The Brumimicrobium sp. genomic interval CCTGTACTCCATTTAGATAAGGAATCACCTACTACTAAGAAAGCTTCAATTATTTTATTTGTATCCATTGGACAATACTACATTTTATTCTATTATTCCACTATTTCCTTTTCAAAGGTTTTGTATATTTGCAAATGTAAGGAAGAAACATTAAAAAAAGGAGAAATGGCAATAGTGATTACTGACGAATGTATTAATTGTGGAGCTTGTGAACCAGAATGTCCAAATAATGCAATTTACGAAGGTGGCGCTCAATGGGCTTGGTCAGATGGCACTTCCTTAAAAGGGATGATTACAACACTCAATGGAATATCTACAGATGCTGATCAACGCAATGAAGCCATCGAAGAAGATATATATTACATTGTTCCTGATAAATGCACAGAATGTCAAGGTTTCCATGACGAGCCACAATGTGCTGCTGTTTGTCCTGTTGACTGTTGTGTAGATGATCCAAATTACCGAGAAACAGAGGAACAACTTCTAAAAAAGAAGGATTTCATGCATTTGGGAGAATAAAATTAGACAACCTATATTCATCAAATCTTCGATAACTTTCTAAAGTCTTATTTTTTTATTCATATTTGTATTTATAAATTATCACATTCATCCGAAAGTTTTTTAAAATTTGATACAAAACATCCTGTATCGTCCTATTTGTAATAGTCAATAATCATAATGTGAGAAAAAAAGTCAAACAGTTAAAACATTTGGAGTTGTACCGTTGTCCACAAATCATCTTCTGGAGGAGGTTTCTCTGCTTTTTGGACAATCGGTCGGATAGTATTTATAACATAATCTAAGGAAAGATAGAATGGCAGACAAATTCTTATTTTTTCTACAAAGTTTGAAAAAGCCGTTTTC includes:
- a CDS encoding 4Fe-4S dicluster domain-containing protein; its protein translation is MAIVITDECINCGACEPECPNNAIYEGGAQWAWSDGTSLKGMITTLNGISTDADQRNEAIEEDIYYIVPDKCTECQGFHDEPQCAAVCPVDCCVDDPNYRETEEQLLKKKDFMHLGE